A window of the Polaribacter batillariae genome harbors these coding sequences:
- a CDS encoding glycoside hydrolase family 5 protein yields the protein MQKLFSLVSLLFFLFTGFTIAQIAPNQMVKNMGRGINIGNVLSAPVEGNWAPVLQRTYIQDVATAGFTNVRIPMDFFGSRTSGDTSIYSKSANTSASYTGTSKDYVVNASYLDRIETVINWALNENLIVILDFHGAKLKEEFLDTFDASYKPALYTHPTSAKRVADNQKFRAIWTQISERFKDYSYNLLFEIVNEPYFRMFATEMNVLNTDIINIIRNSGNNNVARNIIITGVVLILGKHHYKFHQLF from the coding sequence ATGCAAAAACTGTTTTCTTTAGTTTCGCTATTATTTTTTCTCTTTACGGGGTTTACCATTGCCCAAATTGCTCCTAACCAAATGGTAAAAAATATGGGAAGAGGCATAAATATTGGCAATGTACTTAGTGCTCCTGTAGAAGGAAACTGGGCACCTGTGCTACAAAGAACCTACATACAAGACGTTGCAACTGCAGGCTTTACCAATGTAAGAATACCAATGGATTTTTTTGGGAGTAGAACTTCTGGAGATACATCTATATATTCTAAAAGTGCGAATACATCTGCATCTTACACTGGTACTTCTAAAGACTATGTTGTAAATGCTTCTTATTTAGATAGAATTGAAACCGTTATTAACTGGGCTTTAAACGAAAATCTTATTGTTATTTTAGATTTTCATGGAGCCAAACTAAAAGAAGAATTTTTAGATACTTTTGATGCTTCTTATAAACCAGCTTTATACACCCATCCAACCTCAGCAAAACGTGTAGCTGATAATCAAAAGTTTAGAGCTATTTGGACGCAAATTTCCGAACGTTTTAAAGACTATTCCTATAATTTATTGTTTGAAATTGTAAACGAACCTTATTTTAGAATGTTTGCCACAGAAATGAATGTTTTAAATACAGATATTATAAATATTATAAGAAACTCCGGAAACAATAATGTTGCTAGAAATATTATAATTACAGGGGTGGTGCTAATTCTTGGCAAGCACCATTACAAATTTCATCAACTATTTTAA
- a CDS encoding T9SS type A sorting domain-containing protein: MLGTSVSTCINNELIKNTDIECGANHIWHLFTQNNAVASLTEATPNNSKNNKSLNVNVTNAGNSFNEVILKNSTINNDTFSNKTIEVSVFAKASTPQQQFKFRIKTISNGVATFNASNSFSVSSTNFEQYKFNFTIPSNTTSIEFQVLCGKISGEYYFDDFSIQGKVLSVENVSSAKNIFKTYPNPVNQYLNVESSKKIKKIILYTINNKHFELEILHNRIDLTKFNTGVYFLRTFFEDNTFNHSKIAIN; encoded by the coding sequence TTGCTTGGCACCTCTGTAAGTACATGTATTAACAACGAATTAATTAAAAATACAGATATAGAATGCGGAGCAAACCACATATGGCATCTCTTTACACAAAATAATGCAGTAGCCTCATTAACAGAAGCCACACCTAACAATAGTAAAAACAACAAATCTTTAAATGTAAATGTTACAAATGCTGGCAATAGCTTTAATGAGGTAATCTTAAAAAATAGCACGATTAATAATGATACCTTTTCTAATAAAACTATTGAAGTTAGTGTATTTGCAAAAGCATCTACACCTCAACAACAATTTAAATTTCGAATAAAAACAATTTCAAATGGTGTAGCAACATTCAATGCTTCCAATAGTTTTAGCGTATCCAGTACAAATTTCGAACAATACAAGTTTAATTTTACCATACCTTCTAACACAACAAGTATAGAATTTCAGGTTTTGTGTGGCAAAATTTCAGGAGAATATTATTTCGATGATTTTTCTATACAAGGAAAAGTGCTAAGTGTCGAAAATGTTTCGAGTGCTAAAAATATTTTTAAAACATATCCTAACCCCGTAAATCAATATTTAAACGTAGAATCTTCAAAAAAAATAAAAAAAATAATTCTTTACACAATTAATAACAAACATTTCGAACTTGAAATTTTGCACAATCGCATAGATTTAACTAAATTTAACACCGGAGTTTATTTTTTAAGAACTTTTTTTGAAGATAACACATTCAATCATTCGAAAATCGCAATCAATTAA
- a CDS encoding T9SS type A sorting domain-containing protein — protein sequence MKKITLSAFFLFLSTIGFSQVVNGTFDTDINGWVSQNSGTISHEASEGATANGSLKIIATSLQNSGAKIDPNITLTQAGNYLLKFKVKGTKDSQIRGDVFQGSFFGGAVYTIKATDVWEEYVTTFNGLTTDPLNLRIIARTGNATYLIDDVELLETTTEDMFVTNGDFETGSLDGWTNNGADVSLTSGTGNGSTTAAVLTFTQDITTFNFLDNDEYDFGQTVNPSSISISFDAKSNNTAIELQVVFRTLDASGAVLETANTGKKTVTVADTWETITFNKPITKPFHKIQVRLKINESSTAFTGDTVTFDNVSSQFSHVVLGVEDNKFATDVSVYPNPSNGIVNIKTKAQLSSVQLFNLIGKKVFEINKFNNQSLNFSQFSKGMYLLRLIDENNNTKTQKLIIN from the coding sequence ATGAAGAAAATTACTTTATCAGCATTCTTTTTATTCTTAAGCACCATTGGCTTTTCGCAAGTAGTAAATGGTACCTTTGACACAGACATAAATGGCTGGGTTTCTCAAAATTCTGGAACTATTTCTCATGAAGCTTCAGAAGGAGCAACCGCAAATGGTTCTTTAAAAATTATAGCTACATCGCTTCAAAACTCTGGGGCAAAAATAGATCCCAATATCACACTTACGCAAGCTGGTAATTACCTTCTTAAATTTAAAGTAAAAGGAACGAAAGATTCTCAAATTCGTGGAGATGTTTTTCAAGGTAGTTTCTTTGGAGGTGCTGTTTATACAATTAAAGCAACTGACGTTTGGGAAGAATATGTAACAACTTTTAACGGCTTAACAACAGACCCACTTAACCTTAGAATTATTGCAAGAACAGGTAATGCCACTTATTTAATAGATGATGTTGAGTTACTGGAAACTACAACAGAAGATATGTTTGTTACAAACGGAGATTTTGAAACAGGTTCTTTAGATGGATGGACAAATAATGGAGCAGATGTAAGTTTAACTTCTGGTACAGGAAACGGAAGTACTACAGCTGCAGTATTAACATTTACTCAAGACATTACAACATTTAATTTTTTAGATAACGATGAGTACGATTTTGGTCAAACAGTTAACCCTTCTAGTATTTCTATAAGTTTTGATGCAAAATCAAATAATACAGCAATAGAATTACAAGTGGTTTTTAGAACCTTAGATGCTTCTGGCGCTGTTTTAGAAACAGCAAATACAGGTAAAAAAACAGTAACTGTTGCAGATACCTGGGAAACAATTACATTTAATAAACCAATTACAAAACCATTTCATAAAATTCAAGTTAGGCTTAAAATTAACGAATCTTCAACCGCTTTTACAGGAGATACTGTAACTTTCGATAATGTTAGTTCTCAGTTTTCTCATGTGGTTTTAGGGGTAGAAGATAATAAATTTGCTACAGATGTATCTGTATATCCAAACCCAAGTAATGGTATTGTAAATATTAAAACAAAAGCACAATTATCTTCTGTACAGTTATTTAATTTAATTGGTAAAAAAGTATTTGAAATCAATAAATTTAATAATCAATCATTAAATTTTTCTCAATTTAGCAAAGGTATGTACTTACTAAGGTTAATTGACGAAAATAATAACACAAAAACACAAAAATTAATTATTAACTAA
- a CDS encoding T9SS type A sorting domain-containing protein, with the protein MKKVLLILLTVFSVNFYGQDVVYNFNSDTESFTQGGFPSFAYNANGFVTTGDATTFTGGFQQIRTPEGLNLSETKYRVIRIVVENSTANSEWQIMNYQPGSTAGNTAGRTDFTITPVAAGSGFTTYDIPITVKTTTPDGIIDRIAIRAKQGNAYDWSAGGELKVAQIVIIDTDNWLSNPDFETMTNWTANGPDITGGYTTTDPIIGSQSGTVTFTQNATSGGNWLENDIYDFGETVGLTGDEMTINFWAKSSRAGINVRARWQFYDAGGSLIGSAQFSGVTAVAAADTWQEISITKTGLTDDFNQIKLSLGVHNNGTVPQSGDVITFDFITTDLNTFTTSNSWTGSTDSDWATTANWTNGIVPIATADADVQVSANNPVIGATTGATVNNLTIDAGASLTINSGGSLIVSGTSTGEVTYNRNITTPAPTGDTSIDNLEGWHLMSSPVNGQAYGGATTWFTDNNIASGTGANRGVATYNNTVASNNWAYSTGTAATFNTGTGYSIKRTTTGDVSFTGTLNTTNITDVTISTQSGASGTDFNLIGNPFTAYVNAKTFLELAANTALLDSETIWVWNPSSKNYDAKLSGDVTPFKIAPGQAFFVKAKAATGNGDVTFETSSLSHDTDTFLKSVGKPEIIVNIKDGDVTRYAKVRYQNGSTLGFDNGYDGETFNGVPNNIDIFSKLLEGNQSKNYQIQSLPNSNLEDMVIPLGVFTKTAKEITFTAEALNLPTDYKVFLEDRENNTFTRLDEVNSEYKTNVAAGNIEGRFYIHAKTSSVLSADQEILNTVNIYTSNNNLKVVGLQKGTSTISLFNILGKQVLNTSFEASNVNNIALPKLAKGVYIVKLQAENAKLYKKIILE; encoded by the coding sequence ATGAAAAAAGTTTTACTTATTCTCTTAACAGTCTTTTCTGTAAATTTTTATGGACAAGATGTTGTTTATAATTTCAATTCAGATACAGAATCCTTTACACAAGGTGGTTTTCCAAGTTTTGCATATAATGCAAACGGTTTTGTAACTACTGGCGATGCAACTACATTTACAGGCGGTTTTCAGCAAATTAGAACACCTGAAGGCTTAAATTTATCAGAAACAAAGTATAGAGTGATAAGAATTGTGGTTGAAAATTCTACTGCAAATTCTGAATGGCAAATTATGAATTATCAACCTGGAAGTACGGCAGGTAATACAGCTGGTAGAACAGATTTTACAATAACACCTGTTGCTGCTGGTTCAGGATTTACTACTTATGATATTCCAATTACCGTAAAAACAACTACACCTGATGGTATAATAGATAGAATTGCCATTAGAGCAAAACAAGGTAATGCCTACGATTGGTCAGCAGGAGGAGAATTAAAAGTTGCACAAATAGTAATTATTGATACTGATAACTGGCTTTCTAATCCAGATTTTGAAACTATGACAAACTGGACAGCTAATGGTCCTGATATTACAGGAGGTTATACTACTACAGATCCTATAATAGGTTCACAATCAGGAACAGTTACCTTTACACAAAATGCAACATCAGGAGGTAATTGGTTAGAAAACGACATCTATGACTTTGGAGAAACTGTAGGCCTAACAGGAGATGAAATGACCATAAATTTTTGGGCAAAGTCGTCAAGAGCCGGAATTAATGTAAGAGCTAGATGGCAATTTTATGATGCTGGAGGTTCACTTATAGGTTCTGCTCAATTTTCAGGTGTAACTGCTGTAGCAGCTGCAGATACATGGCAAGAAATATCAATTACCAAAACAGGTCTTACAGATGACTTCAATCAGATTAAATTAAGTTTAGGTGTTCACAATAATGGAACTGTTCCACAATCAGGAGATGTAATCACTTTTGATTTTATAACAACTGATTTAAATACCTTTACAACAAGTAATTCTTGGACTGGTAGTACAGATTCAGACTGGGCAACTACAGCTAACTGGACAAATGGTATTGTTCCAATAGCAACAGCAGATGCAGACGTTCAAGTAAGTGCCAACAACCCAGTAATTGGAGCAACTACAGGTGCAACAGTTAATAATTTAACGATAGATGCTGGAGCTTCTCTAACCATTAATTCTGGAGGTTCTTTAATAGTATCAGGAACCTCTACAGGAGAGGTAACTTACAACAGAAACATTACAACTCCTGCTCCAACTGGAGATACTTCTATAGATAATTTAGAAGGTTGGCATTTAATGTCTTCTCCTGTTAACGGACAAGCTTATGGTGGTGCTACAACTTGGTTTACTGATAATAATATCGCTAGTGGTACTGGAGCCAATAGAGGTGTTGCTACCTATAATAATACTGTAGCTTCAAACAACTGGGCATATTCTACAGGAACTGCTGCTACTTTTAATACCGGAACAGGATATTCTATAAAAAGAACGACTACAGGCGATGTTTCTTTTACAGGAACTTTAAATACTACGAATATTACAGATGTTACAATTAGCACACAATCTGGTGCAAGCGGAACCGATTTTAATCTAATAGGCAACCCTTTTACTGCTTATGTGAATGCTAAAACTTTTTTAGAATTGGCAGCAAATACAGCTTTATTAGATTCTGAAACAATTTGGGTTTGGAATCCATCTTCTAAAAACTACGATGCAAAATTATCTGGAGACGTAACACCTTTTAAAATTGCTCCTGGACAAGCTTTCTTTGTAAAAGCAAAAGCAGCAACTGGTAATGGAGATGTAACTTTTGAAACCTCTTCTTTAAGTCACGATACAGATACTTTCTTAAAATCTGTTGGAAAACCAGAAATAATAGTAAATATTAAGGATGGAGACGTAACAAGATATGCAAAAGTAAGATACCAAAATGGTAGTACTTTAGGTTTTGATAATGGATATGATGGAGAAACTTTTAACGGAGTTCCAAATAATATAGATATTTTTAGTAAGTTATTAGAAGGTAATCAAAGTAAAAATTATCAAATACAATCATTACCTAATAGTAATTTAGAAGACATGGTAATTCCTTTAGGAGTTTTCACTAAAACTGCAAAAGAAATTACTTTTACAGCAGAAGCACTAAATTTACCTACAGACTATAAAGTATTTTTAGAAGATAGAGAAAACAATACTTTTACTCGTTTAGATGAAGTAAATTCAGAATACAAAACAAACGTAGCTGCTGGTAATATAGAGGGGCGTTTTTATATACACGCTAAAACTTCTTCTGTTTTAAGTGCAGACCAAGAAATTTTAAACACCGTTAACATATATACTTCTAATAATAATCTTAAAGTAGTTGGTTTACAAAAAGGAACATCAACAATTTCTTTATTCAATATTTTAGGAAAACAAGTTTTAAACACTTCTTTTGAAGCTTCAAACGTAAATAACATTGCGCTACCTAAATTAGCAAAAGGAGTTTACATTGTAAAATTACAAGCAGAAAACGCAAAGTTATACAAGAAAATAATTTTAGAATAA
- a CDS encoding TetR family transcriptional regulator C-terminal domain-containing protein, whose translation MARKKNITKDQLINWYMEFVLENNHQPKSVFSFAKENNFEESDFYKFYGSFEAIEEAIFSEFFHHTIKILHKSEEFENYDARNKLLIFYFTFFEILTANRSYVVYALEDSKKDIKKLKSLKNLRKQYTQFVEDLNIERIELKQETLEKIQNTSIKESSWMHLLITLKFWLDDTSPSFEKTDIFIEKSINARFDLMDIKPLKSIIDFGKFILKEKVNFY comes from the coding sequence ATGGCTCGAAAAAAAAACATCACAAAAGATCAGTTAATTAATTGGTACATGGAGTTTGTACTTGAAAACAACCATCAACCAAAATCCGTTTTTAGTTTTGCAAAAGAAAATAATTTTGAAGAAAGTGATTTCTACAAATTTTATGGTTCTTTTGAAGCTATTGAAGAAGCAATTTTTTCAGAATTCTTCCATCATACCATAAAGATTTTACATAAAAGCGAAGAGTTTGAGAATTATGATGCTAGAAATAAGCTACTCATTTTCTATTTCACCTTTTTTGAAATATTAACAGCAAACAGAAGTTACGTGGTTTATGCACTAGAAGATAGTAAAAAAGATATTAAAAAATTAAAATCTTTAAAGAACTTACGTAAACAATACACCCAATTTGTTGAAGATTTAAATATTGAAAGAATTGAATTAAAACAAGAAACATTAGAGAAAATTCAAAATACTTCTATCAAAGAATCTTCGTGGATGCATTTATTAATAACTTTAAAGTTTTGGTTAGATGATACTTCTCCATCTTTCGAAAAAACAGATATTTTTATTGAAAAGTCAATCAATGCTCGTTTCGATTTAATGGATATAAAACCCTTAAAAAGCATCATCGATTTTGGAAAATTCATTTTAAAAGAAAAAGTGAATTTCTACTAA
- a CDS encoding flavin reductase family protein has protein sequence MAFFNRKNIDRLDKIYKINLINSCSGFKSANLLGSISTDGKPNVAIFSSVTHLGSNPPTLGFILRPTTVPRNTYKNIKETGFFTINHIFEDIIEDAHHTSAKYPEEISEFDKTNLKEEYKGNFKAPFVKNSPVQMSMKFIEEIYVPSNDVMLIVSQIEELYIKDALLQDDGLVNLSLANVATINGLDTYAIPQFKKQLPYQRPKK, from the coding sequence ATGGCATTTTTCAATAGAAAAAACATCGATCGATTAGACAAAATTTATAAAATAAATTTAATAAATAGTTGCTCTGGTTTTAAATCTGCAAATCTTTTGGGTTCTATTTCTACAGATGGTAAACCCAATGTTGCCATTTTTAGCTCTGTAACACACTTAGGCTCCAATCCGCCAACTTTGGGCTTTATTTTAAGACCAACCACGGTTCCTAGAAATACGTACAAGAACATAAAAGAAACCGGGTTTTTTACCATCAACCATATTTTTGAAGATATTATTGAAGACGCGCATCATACTTCAGCAAAATATCCAGAAGAAATATCAGAATTTGATAAGACCAATTTAAAAGAAGAATATAAAGGAAACTTTAAAGCACCTTTTGTAAAAAACAGTCCTGTTCAAATGAGTATGAAATTTATTGAAGAAATTTATGTACCCTCGAATGATGTGATGCTTATCGTTTCTCAAATTGAAGAATTGTATATAAAAGATGCGCTTTTACAAGATGATGGTTTGGTAAACTTATCGTTGGCAAACGTGGCAACTATCAACGGTTTAGACACCTATGCAATTCCACAATTTAAGAAGCAATTGCCATACCAGAGACCCAAAAAATAA
- a CDS encoding SDR family oxidoreductase, whose amino-acid sequence MKILVTGATGYIGKRLIPLLLNDGHSVVCPVRDFKRAENYFKEKENIILVEADFLDADSLKNIPKDIDIAYYLIHSMSNSAKEFHILEKKCAFNFKRFAKTTNLKQTIYLSGITNDTKLSKHLLSRKNVENTLASNKYALTTFKAGIIVGSGSSSFEIIRDLVEKLPAMIAPKWLNTKTQPLAIRDVLSFLHKALGKKELYNTSYDIFGPEILTYKEMLLQFADVRKLKRTIITVPVMTPKLSSYWLYFVTSTSYKLASSLVNSMGVEVIGKKSDINKILDVNPMTYKKAVKLAFKKIEQNSIVSSWKDSYVSSGKLKNYVHEFINVPEYGCFKDFKKRKVTNKERTLNKIWAIGGDTGWYYGTFLWKIRGFIDQIFGGAGLRRGRRHPTELYAGDALDFWRVIYADKEKGKLLLYAEMILPGEAWLEFKIENDILYQTATFRPHGLAGRLYWYAVMPFHWFVFNGMINNINK is encoded by the coding sequence ATGAAAATTCTTGTTACAGGAGCAACTGGTTACATTGGTAAAAGATTAATTCCTTTATTATTAAATGATGGACACAGTGTTGTTTGCCCTGTTAGAGACTTTAAAAGAGCCGAAAATTACTTCAAAGAAAAAGAAAATATAATTCTTGTTGAAGCCGATTTTTTAGATGCAGACAGCCTAAAAAACATACCAAAAGATATCGATATTGCTTATTATTTAATTCATTCGATGTCTAATTCTGCCAAAGAATTTCATATTTTAGAAAAAAAATGCGCTTTCAATTTTAAACGATTTGCAAAAACAACAAACTTAAAACAAACCATTTATTTAAGCGGAATTACAAACGACACCAAACTGTCTAAACATTTATTATCAAGAAAAAATGTCGAAAACACCTTAGCTTCTAACAAATACGCGTTAACCACCTTTAAAGCAGGTATAATTGTGGGTTCTGGAAGTTCTTCCTTTGAAATTATTAGAGATTTGGTTGAAAAACTACCCGCAATGATTGCCCCCAAATGGCTAAATACCAAAACACAACCCTTAGCCATTAGAGATGTATTATCATTTTTACACAAGGCGCTTGGTAAAAAAGAATTATACAACACTTCTTACGACATTTTTGGTCCAGAAATATTGACTTATAAAGAAATGTTATTACAATTCGCAGACGTAAGAAAACTAAAGAGAACCATCATTACAGTTCCTGTAATGACACCTAAACTATCTTCTTATTGGTTGTATTTCGTAACATCTACTTCTTATAAATTAGCGAGTTCTTTGGTAAATTCTATGGGTGTAGAAGTTATAGGAAAAAAGAGTGACATTAATAAAATTTTGGACGTAAACCCAATGACATACAAGAAAGCTGTAAAATTGGCCTTCAAAAAAATTGAGCAAAATAGCATCGTTTCTAGTTGGAAAGATTCTTATGTAAGCAGTGGTAAGTTAAAAAATTATGTACACGAGTTTATCAATGTTCCAGAATATGGTTGTTTTAAAGATTTTAAAAAGAGAAAAGTAACAAATAAAGAACGAACCTTAAATAAAATTTGGGCAATTGGTGGAGATACTGGCTGGTATTATGGAACCTTTTTATGGAAAATAAGAGGATTTATAGATCAAATTTTTGGTGGTGCAGGTTTACGAAGAGGAAGAAGACACCCAACAGAACTTTATGCTGGAGACGCTTTAGATTTTTGGCGAGTTATTTATGCTGATAAAGAAAAAGGCAAACTCCTACTCTATGCAGAAATGATTTTACCAGGAGAAGCCTGGCTAGAGTTTAAAATCGAAAACGATATTTTATATCAAACCGCCACTTTTAGACCTCATGGATTGGCTGGTAGATTGTATTGGTATGCAGTAATGCCTTTCCATTGGTTTGTATTTAATGGAATGATAAACAACATTAACAAGTAG
- a CDS encoding DUF2256 domain-containing protein: MKKQHLPEKICLVCEKPFTWRKKWEKNWEEVKYCSEKCRRNKKKQV, from the coding sequence TTGAAAAAACAACATCTTCCTGAAAAAATATGCTTGGTTTGTGAGAAACCATTTACTTGGCGAAAAAAATGGGAAAAAAATTGGGAAGAAGTAAAATATTGTAGCGAAAAATGCAGGAGAAACAAGAAAAAACAGGTTTAG
- a CDS encoding DASH family cryptochrome: protein MQEKQEKTGLVWFRNNLRVNDNISLKKATENHKNVIAVYFFDPKYFKIDEFGFQKTGKFRAKFLIETITDLQKNLSDVNIILLTYSDAPEDKIHAICSEFSIDTIYTQKEWTKEEVDTNNLIKNTLPENVSFIEDYDQFLYHPNTVVTDFSKIPNVFTQFRKKLEKKVKIQELNTTQKLSDTNLIENNTKIPTLTELGFQNFKKNEKTAFPFSSGENSALERLNNYFFETKKVAFYKKTRNGLVGTDYSTKFSAWLANGSISAKTIYWKMKEFEAEFGANQSTYWVIFELIWRDYFKYISLKYHSKIFKIGGVLEKEYHWNTDLEIIQKWIDGKTEDDFVNANMIELKETGWMSNRGRQNVASYFAKELLQDWRIGAAYFESLLIDCDVHSNYGNWMYVAGVGNDPRDRKFNTKLQAERYDANHKFRKLWLQKTLF from the coding sequence ATGCAGGAGAAACAAGAAAAAACAGGTTTAGTTTGGTTTCGTAATAATTTACGAGTAAATGACAATATCTCTTTAAAAAAAGCAACAGAAAATCATAAGAACGTAATTGCAGTTTATTTTTTTGATCCAAAATATTTTAAAATTGATGAGTTTGGGTTCCAAAAAACTGGAAAATTTAGAGCAAAGTTTTTAATTGAAACAATTACCGATTTACAAAAAAATCTTTCTGATGTAAACATTATACTCCTTACCTATTCTGATGCTCCAGAAGATAAAATTCATGCAATTTGTAGCGAATTTTCTATTGACACCATATACACTCAAAAAGAATGGACAAAAGAAGAAGTTGATACCAATAATTTAATAAAGAATACGTTACCTGAAAATGTTTCTTTTATCGAAGATTATGACCAGTTTTTATATCATCCAAATACAGTTGTAACAGATTTTTCTAAAATTCCGAATGTATTTACACAATTCAGAAAAAAGTTAGAAAAAAAAGTGAAAATTCAAGAATTGAATACTACTCAAAAGCTCTCGGATACTAATTTAATTGAAAATAACACAAAAATTCCAACTTTAACAGAGTTAGGTTTTCAAAATTTTAAAAAAAACGAAAAAACTGCTTTCCCTTTTTCCAGTGGCGAAAATTCGGCATTAGAAAGACTAAACAATTACTTTTTTGAAACTAAAAAAGTTGCTTTTTATAAAAAAACCAGAAACGGTTTAGTTGGTACAGATTATAGTACAAAATTTTCTGCTTGGTTAGCAAACGGAAGTATTTCAGCAAAAACTATTTATTGGAAAATGAAAGAATTTGAAGCTGAATTTGGCGCAAATCAATCTACTTATTGGGTAATTTTTGAATTGATTTGGAGAGACTATTTTAAATACATTTCCTTAAAGTATCATTCAAAAATCTTTAAAATTGGTGGAGTTTTAGAAAAAGAATATCATTGGAATACCGATTTAGAAATTATTCAAAAATGGATTGATGGAAAAACAGAAGACGATTTTGTAAACGCCAACATGATAGAACTAAAAGAAACTGGCTGGATGAGCAACAGAGGAAGACAAAATGTTGCCTCATATTTTGCCAAAGAATTACTACAAGATTGGCGAATTGGCGCTGCTTATTTCGAATCGTTGTTAATAGATTGCGATGTGCATAGTAATTATGGAAACTGGATGTATGTTGCTGGTGTTGGAAATGACCCAAGAGATCGAAAATTCAACACAAAATTACAAGCAGAACGTTATGATGCGAATCATAAGTTTAGAAAATTATGGTTGCAAAAAACCTTGTTTTAA